A genomic segment from Meiothermus sp. Pnk-1 encodes:
- a CDS encoding PAS domain-containing protein, giving the protein MEDRVLLSAVESTFTGVVIADARAPDCPVIYCNPAFVELTGYPQEEVLGRNCRFLQGPATDREAVARVRQAIADGRSTRALLLNYRKDGRPFWNELHLSPVCDGDGNPTHFVGIQLDVTERVEGFRLLERALREWTATLDALPEMVFLTDGAGRLRRCNLAASEFFGLGFRELIDRRLAELFGQEEGLFRGAGGEFRLGRSCYSVANHPLPRAQGGQVHVVRDITAQKALSSQLEWLLAAVEQAADAVVVTDLEGRIESLNRSFRAKTGWSSEEALGMELFALQGVPPEVAAQVRREVEEGRVYSGLYQARRRGGEVYWEEATVSPVREAGGRVVKLVHIQRDVSERRRLEAIAEAVNMAENLGQVFSGLRHELGNPINSAMTALSVLRENAARWPTAQVLSFVERALVELERVAYLLRTLKTFNLEALELERLELGRFLRRLLLLVREDLERKGIQLTLRPPEEEVVAWADPRALHQVLLNLLSNAAEALEGHPLPEISLEFCRRGRRVEVTVGDNGRGMGPEELARLFKPFYTTKRQGSGLGLVISQRLMAGMRGTLSVQSERGRGTRVTLTLEEASGAASPPAGGEPGPAVPAPPGEAPAGPEGF; this is encoded by the coding sequence GTGGAGGATAGGGTCTTGCTCAGCGCGGTGGAGTCCACGTTCACCGGGGTGGTCATCGCCGATGCCCGAGCGCCCGACTGCCCGGTGATCTACTGCAACCCGGCCTTTGTCGAGCTCACCGGCTACCCTCAGGAGGAGGTCCTGGGGCGCAACTGCCGCTTTCTCCAGGGACCCGCCACCGACCGGGAGGCGGTGGCACGGGTGCGGCAGGCCATCGCCGATGGGCGCAGCACCCGGGCGCTGCTGCTCAACTACCGCAAGGACGGTCGGCCCTTCTGGAACGAGCTGCACCTCTCTCCAGTGTGCGACGGCGACGGGAACCCCACCCACTTCGTGGGGATCCAGCTCGATGTGACCGAGCGGGTGGAGGGGTTCCGCCTGCTGGAGCGGGCCTTGCGGGAGTGGACGGCCACGCTGGACGCCCTGCCGGAGATGGTGTTCCTCACCGACGGGGCAGGGCGGCTGCGCCGGTGCAACCTGGCGGCCTCGGAGTTCTTTGGCCTGGGCTTCAGGGAGCTCATCGACCGCAGGCTGGCCGAGCTGTTCGGGCAGGAGGAGGGCCTCTTTCGCGGCGCGGGGGGAGAGTTCCGCCTGGGGCGCAGCTGCTACTCCGTGGCCAACCACCCGCTGCCCCGCGCTCAGGGGGGACAGGTGCACGTGGTGCGGGACATCACCGCCCAAAAGGCCCTCTCTTCCCAGCTGGAGTGGCTCCTGGCGGCGGTGGAGCAGGCCGCGGATGCGGTGGTGGTCACCGACCTGGAGGGGCGGATCGAAAGCCTCAACCGCTCATTTCGGGCCAAGACCGGCTGGTCCTCCGAGGAAGCGCTAGGCATGGAGCTGTTCGCCCTGCAGGGGGTCCCGCCAGAGGTCGCCGCCCAGGTGCGCCGGGAGGTGGAGGAGGGGCGGGTGTACAGCGGCCTCTACCAGGCCCGCCGGCGCGGCGGCGAGGTCTACTGGGAGGAGGCCACCGTCTCCCCGGTCAGGGAGGCGGGCGGACGGGTGGTCAAGCTGGTTCATATCCAGCGCGACGTGAGCGAGCGGCGGCGGCTCGAGGCCATCGCGGAGGCGGTGAACATGGCGGAGAACCTCGGCCAGGTCTTCTCCGGGCTGCGCCACGAGCTGGGCAATCCCATCAACTCGGCCATGACGGCCCTGAGCGTGCTGCGGGAGAACGCTGCCCGCTGGCCCACGGCGCAGGTGCTGAGCTTCGTGGAGCGGGCCCTGGTGGAGCTGGAGCGGGTAGCCTATCTCTTGCGTACCCTCAAGACGTTCAACCTGGAGGCGCTGGAGCTGGAGCGGCTCGAGCTGGGCAGATTTCTCCGGCGATTGTTGCTCCTGGTGCGGGAGGACCTCGAGCGCAAGGGCATCCAGCTCACCCTCCGCCCCCCTGAGGAGGAGGTGGTGGCCTGGGCCGACCCGCGTGCGCTGCACCAGGTGCTCCTCAACCTGCTCAGCAACGCCGCAGAGGCCCTGGAGGGGCACCCCCTGCCGGAGATCTCCCTGGAGTTCTGTCGGCGGGGGAGGAGGGTCGAGGTGACGGTGGGCGACAACGGCCGGGGGATGGGCCCGGAGGAGCTGGCCCGGCTGTTCAAACCCTTCTACACCACCAAGCGGCAGGGGAGCGGCCTGGGGCTGGTGATCTCCCAACGGCTCATGGCGGGGATGCGGGGGACCCTCTCGGTGCAAAGCGAGCGGGGGCGGGGCACCCGGGTGACCCTCACCCTCGAGGAGGCCAGCGGCGCAGCATCGCCTCCAGCTGGAGGCGAACCAGGGCCAGCGGTCCCGGCCCCTCCAGGAGAAGCCCCAGCAGGCCCGGAGGGGTTCTGA
- a CDS encoding carboxymuconolactone decarboxylase family protein, whose product MQNVTREIAEELGFGLVPNLFAQAQSEDLQTALWKAFRHVVLRGALPRTLKEMMGVLASRARGSRYAAEVHLHALMVQGTEEGILAALRRGEVPPGLPEKVQALLHFAHAAAASPSPKLLEGLRQAGLSEAEVQEAVAVVGLFALVNTWTDLLEIPVDPL is encoded by the coding sequence ATGCAGAACGTAACCCGCGAGATCGCCGAGGAGCTGGGCTTCGGCCTGGTGCCCAACCTCTTTGCCCAGGCCCAGAGCGAGGACCTACAGACCGCCTTGTGGAAGGCCTTCCGCCACGTGGTGCTGCGGGGGGCCTTGCCCCGCACCCTCAAGGAGATGATGGGGGTGCTCGCCTCGCGGGCCCGGGGTTCGCGCTACGCCGCCGAGGTGCACCTGCACGCCCTGATGGTGCAGGGGACCGAGGAGGGGATCCTGGCGGCGCTGCGGCGGGGCGAGGTGCCGCCGGGGCTGCCGGAGAAGGTGCAGGCCCTGCTCCACTTCGCCCACGCCGCGGCCGCCTCCCCTAGCCCTAAGCTGCTGGAGGGCTTGCGCCAGGCCGGCCTGAGCGAGGCCGAGGTGCAGGAGGCGGTGGCGGTGGTGGGGCTGTTTGCTCTGGTCAACACCTGGACCGACCTCCTGGAGATCCCCGTGGATCCGCTGTGA